A single Cyclopterus lumpus isolate fCycLum1 chromosome 1, fCycLum1.pri, whole genome shotgun sequence DNA region contains:
- the LOC117749291 gene encoding LOW QUALITY PROTEIN: ubinuclein-1-like (The sequence of the model RefSeq protein was modified relative to this genomic sequence to represent the inferred CDS: substituted 1 base at 1 genomic stop codon) produces the protein MADSRRVQLTTLSPGRVPSEPAPKATAGVPRPEVGGPDPGTVRLELALFEADERSCPEFSYSQLVDNKINCTKEKVPLSRFEEGGMMETDEVAAISRKLENIYGGKPKKTKNQQKEDRIQDLIDIGYGYDEEDSFIDNSEAYDEFVPASITTRFGGFYVNSGVLHFRQASGTEDLATDEESLEFPKKHNVNGGEDKPKKKRRTEGAIIRNVDAXRVPSCSTLSENGPDDATTTTPTMMKKKKKKKAASPLSVTSMLKKFQREKEKERQKMAKASQKSAAVPVIVLVPPCPADAGGGGGSGLTDPLLSLIGSTDDHALIQAANAVDFDIDLDSLLDVTEQTSAAPQPAGEAKADDPTEPDDGEPRVRPPEPETDAQPKPHPEPIQLPSQSGSASSHGVPLPEGLSPRLEDSIRKLLAVVKTSEGESKLKFFTPEINSVLLEIEVQCREQGVQLRSKVYTHLSAFLPCSRDTLLKRVKKLFLAHTEEPPDVDDPPDVDDPMQKLKEAIGRAMPEQVASFYESCQIYEQLKTSKATEEEKEGKQKVNVGPEDNLEEKGGRRGGGGPKKAFKWNEEIRRSLCEVLRVRMETYSTKGSQEMELHLKALLDNEVQPLWPKGWMQCRVLLRESRKILSFFTPLPAKPARLEKRSIWGPLQGPPPPKGLPKEADDVIIVSSSFNGSSPLRTEKKEAAVLKRAEVAADAGSSTPAEADRPPAKATPAPAHSLLDLLADQALARVQPHAASQELLAAAVAKYRRSVRHWSFGDTNSPPLPPPPPQSSPVDFPLSHAPSRLLPVGDFARHMDASHVLIISDDDDVTI, from the exons ATGGCGGACTCTCGGAGGGTCCAGTTGACCACGTTGTCCCCCGGTCGAGTCCCTTCGGAACCGGCCCCGAAGGCCACGGCAGGTGTCCCGCGGCCGGAAGTCGGCGGTCCGGACCCCGGCACGGTCCGGCTGGAGCTCGCGCTGTTTGAGGCGGACGAGCGGAGCTGTCCGGAGTTCAGCTACAGTCAGCTGGTTGACAACAAG atcaACTGCACTAAAGAAAAAGTCCCACTGAGCCGATTTGAAGAGGGAGGAATGATGGAGACCGACGAGGTCGCTGCTATTTCAAGGAAGCTGGAAAATATATAC GGTGGTAAACCGAAGAAGACGAAGAACCAACAGAAGGAGGACCGCATCCAGGACTTGATTGACATCGGATACGGTTACGACGAAGAGGATTCCTTCATTGACAACTCTGAGGCT TACGACGAGTTCGTGCCGGCCTCCATCACAACCAGATTTGGTGGATTCTATGTAAACTCGGGCGTGCTGCACTTCCGCCAGGCGTCTGGGACCGAGGACCTCGCAACGGACGAGGAGAGCCTCGAGTTCCCAAAA AAACACAATGTCAATGGAGGAGAAGATAAGCCGAAGAAGAAGCGCCGCACAGAAGGAGCGATCATCAGAAATGTGGA CGCATAACGTGTCCCATCTTGTAGCACTTTGTCTGAAAACGGACCGGACGACGCGACGACGACGACGCCgacgatgatgaagaagaaaaagaagaaaaaggctgCCAGCCCTTTGAGCGTCACCAGCATGTTGAAGAAGTTCCAacgggagaaggagaaggagcgtCAGAAGATGGCGAAAGCCTCTCAGAAGAGCGCCGCCGTCCCGGTGATCGTCCTCGTCCCGCCGTGTCCGGCGGACGCGGGCGGGGGCGGCGGGTCGGGATTGACGGACCCGCTGCTCAGTCTGATCGGCTCCACCGATGACCACGCTCTCATCCAAGCGGCCAACGCGGTGGATTTCGACATCGACCTGGACTCTTTGTTGGACGTCACCGAGCAGACTTCGGCGGCTCCGCAGCCCGCCGGCGAGGCCAAAGCGGACGATCCGACGGAGCCCGACGACGGCGAGCCTCGGGTCCGACCTCCGGAACCGGAGACCGACGCGCAGCCGAAGCCTCATCCGGAGCCGATCCAGCTCCCGTCGCAGAGCGGCTCGGCCTCGTCTCACGGCGTCCCGCTGCCGGAGGGACTTTCCCCGCGGCTGGAAGACAGCATCCGAAAGCTCCTGGCG GTTGTCAAGACGTCCGAGGGAGAGTCGAAGCTCAAGTTCTTCACTCCGGAAATCAACTCCGTCCTCCTCGA GATCGAGGTGCAGTGTCGGGAGCAGGGCGTCCAGCTGCGCTCCAAGGTGTACACGCACCTGTCGGCCTTCCTGCCGTGCAGCAGAGACACGCTCCTCAAGCGCGTGAAGAAACTGTTCCTCGCCCACACG GAGGAGCCCCCCGACGTGGACGACCCCCCCGACGTGGACGACCCCATGCAGAAGCTGAAGGAGGCCATCGGCAGAGCCATGCCCGAGCAGGTCGCCTCCTTCTACGAAAGCTGCCAAATATACGAGCAGCTCAAGACTTCAAA GGccacggaggaggagaaggaaggcaAGCAGAAGGTGAATGTGGGCCCGGAGGACAACCTGGAGGAGAaaggtgggaggagaggaggaggaggtccgaAGAAGGCGTTCAAATGGAACGAAGAGATCAG GCGGAGCTTGTGTGAGGTGCTGCGGGTGAGGATGGAGACCTACAGCACGAAAGGGAGTCAGGAGATGGAGCTCCACCTGAAGGCCTTGTTGGACAACGAGGTCCAACCGCTCTGGCCAAAAGGCTGGATGCAATGCAG GGTGCTGCTGCGGGAGAGCAGGAAGATACTGAGCTTCTTTACGCCGTTACC AGCGAAGCCGGCCCGGCTTGAGAAGAGGTCCATCTGGGGCCCTCTCCAGGGGCCCCCCCCACCGAAGGGACTCCCCAAAGAGGCGGACGACGTCATCATCGTGAGCTCGAGCTTCAACGGCTCCTCGCCGCTCCGCACCGAGAAGAAGGAAGCCGCCGTTTTGAAAAGGGCCGAGGTGGCGGCGGACGCCGGTTCCTCGACGCCTGCCGAGGCGGACCGACCTCCGGCCAAAGCCACGCCGGCCCCCGCTCACTCCCTTCTGGACCTCCTCGCCGATCAGGCGCTGGCCCGGGTCCAACCTCACGCGGCTTCCCAGGAGCTCCTGGCGGCGGCGGTTGCCAAATACAGACGTTCCGTTCGTCACTGGAGCTTCGGGGACACCAAcagccctcctcttcctcctcctcctcctcagtccagcccGGTGGACTTCCCGCTGAGTCACGCGCCGTCCCGGCTGCTGCCGGTCGGAGACTTCGCCCGGCACATGGATGCCAGCCACGTGCTGATCATCTCCGACGACGACGACGTCACCATTTAA
- the LOC117725261 gene encoding uncharacterized protein LOC117725261 produces MSASGRPITVLLRCLLCCLLRCLLGSAASSPVSILTPAPPPPLQVVLPSSSPAALPGSPPSPPPPSPPPPPPPPPPPPPPPPPPGDLETTGGVGCPLTMSPSSVVVRFGDPVTANCSVSTTGFAGLGWEVTLATPELTMDRFLVWRVDRMTEWSLEPKCYALSEQGGPCHIALPLTVYKPPDNVSVSFADHTGPMFEGRRYTLQCTVVEVAPVEKLTVTFYRGQTALGRLRSGDNNKRPVTETFSLNITPSKEDDGVQYWCEAKLELGPDGPQLPPVVTSQTIADTVLFGPQLACPSRLQVRAGESLRCEVRGNPPPLVVWFRDGQVVALPTHSSAKDAGKYTVCTEGLLGQKNFTVEVEVLPGRGTTHGCNEHFLLAVFLIQMINWL; encoded by the exons ATGAGTGCTTCTGGGCGACCAATCACGGTCCTGCTGCGCTGCCTGCTGTGCTGCCTGCTGCGCTGCCTGCTCGGCTCAG CCGCCTCATCCCCCGTTTCCATTCTcacacctgctccacctcctccattgCAAGTTGTCCTCCCCTCGTCGTCACCGGCGGCCCTCCCTGggtctccaccctctcctcctccgccctctcctccacctcctccaccacctcctcctcctcctccacctcctcctcctcctccaggcgaCTTGGAGACGACGGGAGGAGTCGGCTGCCCTCTGACGATGTCTCCCTCCTCCGTGGTGGTCAG GTTCGGGGATCCAGTCACAGCGAACTGCTCGGTGTCAACGACGGGCTTCGCTGGTCTCGGTTGGGAAGTCACACTG GCCACTCCTGAACTCACCATGGATCGGTTTCTGGTCTGGCGCGTTGACAGGATGACCGAGTGGAGCCTCGAGCCGAAGTGCTACGCCCTCTCTGAACAGGGGGGGCCGTGTCACATCGCCCTCCCTCTGACGGTCTACA AGCCTCCGGATAACGTGTCCGTCAGCTTTGCGGACCACACGGGTCCGATGTTCGAGGGTCGGCGGTACACTCTGCAGTGCACGGTGGTGGAAGTGGCTCCTGTGGAAAAGCTCACCGTGACCTTCTACAGAGGTCAGACGGCGCTGGGTCGGCTGCGGTCCGGCGACAACAACAAGAGACCGGTGACCGAGACCTTCTCCTTGAACATCACCCCGAGTAAAGAGGACGACGGAGTCCAGTACTGGTGTGAAGCAAAGCTGGAACTGGGACCCGACGGACCACAGCTCCCCCCGGTGGTGACGTCACAAACCATCGCCGACACCGTGCTCT TCGGCCCGCAGCTCGCGTGCCCTTCGCGGCTGCAGGTGCGAGCGGGCGAGAGCCTCCGCTGCGAGGTGAGGGGGAACCCTCCGCCGCTCGTCGTGTGGTTCAGGGACGGGCAGGTGGTGGCCCTGCCCACTCACTCCAGCGCAAAGGATGCTGGGAAATACACCGTCTGCACAGAAGGACTTCTGGGACAGAAGAACTTCacggtggaggtggaggtcCTCCCTGGACGCG GAACGACACACGGCTGTAATGAACATTTCCTGTTGGCCGTCTTCTTGATTCAGATGATTAACTGGCTGTAA